CAATGTTGGACCCTTCAATCATCAGGAAAAATCCGTTGGGATTTCGGGAAAGGGTATCCAGGGCTTTCACTGCGGCCTGGCGGAAAACGTCGCCCCGTTTGGAGGGAGGGGGAAGATTACCCGGAGCGGCGACAACCAGCGTTTTTCCGGAAGGCAAGGCTCCGGCTTCTTCCCAGGAGCGGGCGACACGGTAGCCCTGCGCCTGCATCTCCTGGAAAATATCCCTGCCGTCCGGCCTCTGCGTGAAGTATTTGCCGCCGCCGCCAAAGATGAAATCGGCGCGGGAATGGGGGTAATCCCCGATGATGCCGTAAGCATCCGATCTTTTTTCATTATTGGCGCAGAAAGATGCCGGGGTGGCGTCATTCAGCTCGCAGGTGGCGATGACGCCGGTGGATTTGCCCATGTCCGCAGCCTTGTCCACCAGGGAATCCAGCTTGTTGCCCCTGGGGCATACGGCGACCCGATGGTAAAGCGTCTTGGTTCCTGTCGCCATGGCGGTGCCCGCAGCGGCGGAGTCCGTGACCAGCTTGTCCGCGCACCATGTTTTGGAAATGCCCGTAACAGGACAGTTTTCAATAAACAGGCGGCCTCTGTTGGCCGCCCATGCCGCAGAAAGGTGATGAATGCCCATTCCGTCCCCAATCATCAGAATTACGTTGGTGACGGGAAGGCTGCGGTCAGGTTCCGGGATTTCCGTCACCGGATAGGGGCGTTCCAGAATGAAGCGCTGGTTTTCCGCCGCCGGAAGCAGGGACGGGGCAAGAAAGAGGGCAAAGGCTAAAAGGCGCAGCGGAGAAGTCATGCAATCACTTTCCCGTCTGCGGCGGAACAAGTAAAGAGGAAAAAACATGCCGGTCCCGCATGGAACCGGCATGAACCGTTCAAAAGAACTTATTTGGCGTCCGCCTGTTTTTGCAGGATGTCCCGGATCTGTTCCAGAAGGATGACGTCATCCGGCTTGGGAGCAGGGGCGGCCGGAGCTTCTTCGCTCTTGCGCCTCAGGGCTCCGATCAGCTTGATGGCTACAAAGACGGAGAAGGCGATGATGAGGAAGTCAATGGTCGCCTGGAGCAATTCACCGTATTTTAATTCCACATCGCCCAGTTTCAGCACCAGGTATGCCAGGTTGACTCCGGAAGTAAGGTAACCGATGATGGGGGTGATAATGCTGGAGACGAAGACGGAGACGATTTTATTGAATGCGCCGCCGATGACGACAGCCACCGCCAGGTCAATAACGTTCCCTTTAAGGGCGAATGCCTTGAATTCTTCCAGAAAGCCTTTGAGGTTGAAAAAATGAGCCATAGTGAATTATTACTGGTTGCGGTGATTATTCTGCCTTTAAAATGATAAAAGAAAAGAAAAATGAATGGTCGCCGGACAAAGATATGACCGTCTTCCGGGATAAAATGCGGGAATCATGACGTGGCTCCCAAAAAAATCATTTACAGACGGGGCCAGAAGCGCAAACTACGCCCATATTACCTTAACTTATGAACACAGAAGAAAAGCTCAACCAGTACGTACTCCATTCCTATAGCCGTTATCCCATGGCTGCCGTCCGCGGGGAAGGCTCCCGACTGTGGGACAGCACGGGGAAGTGCTATCTGGACTTCTGTGCCGGCATTGCGACCTGCGTGCTCGGGCACTGCCACCCTGCGGTGACGCAGGCCCTGCAGAAGCAGGCCGCCACCCTGGTACATTGCTCCAACCTGTACCAGATCCCCCAGCAGGCGGATCTGGCGGAATTCATCGTGACCAAATGCGTGGAGCGTCCGGGGAAAATCTTTTTCTCCAACAGCGGTGCGGAATCCAATGACGGTTTAATCAAAGTAGCTCGCCGTTACGGGCACCGCAAGCCCCAGCCGGACGGCAAGCCCCGTTATGAGGTGCTCACGTTCAACAAATCCTTCCACGGAAGGACGCTGGGCAGCATGTCCGCCACGGGGCAGGATAAAATCAAAATCGGCTTTGACCCCATGCTGCCGGGATTCCGCCATTTGCCTTTCAACGATCTGGAAACGGCCCGCGAAGCCATCAGGCCGGAAACGGTGGCCTTCATGCTGGAGACCGTCCAGGGAGAAGGAGGGGTCAACTGCGTGACCCCGGAATTTCTGCGCGGACTGGCGCAGTTGTGCAGGGAGCACGATCTTCTGCTGTTGATGGATGAAGTGCAGTGCGGCTTTGGCCGCTGCGGCGACATCATGGGATGGCGCGCCGTGGCTTCGGACGTGGAGCCGGACGGCGTTTCCTGGGCCAAGGCTCTCGGCGGCGGGTTCCCCATCGGCGGCTTCTGGATTTCCGGCCGCGCCATTGACGGCCAGGGTACGGAGCTTTCCTCCATCATGGACCCCGGTTCCCATGGCTCCACGTATGGAGGCAATCCGCTCGGCACTGCGGTAGGCCTGGCCGTGCTGCGGGAGGTTGTTTCCCAGGGACTCCCGGAGAGGGCGCGGCGCTTGGGCGCGGCAATTCGCAAGGAAATAGAATCCTGGAACCTGCCTGTTGTCCAGGGCGTGCGTGGGCTGGGCCTGCTGCTGGGCATTGGCCTGAACCCGGAAATGGTGGCCGCGCCGGAGGGCAAGACGATTGCCTCCGTAGTGGTGGAGGCCCTGCGGCAGGAAGGGCTGCTTTCCGTTCCCGCCGGGCCGGAAACCGTCCGTCTGCTGCCGCCGCTGAACGTAAGTGAAGAGGAAATCCAGCAGGCTCTGGCCATCATCAGGCGCGTGCTTAAAACGTACGCCAAATAGAACGCCGCCCCTATTTGCTTTATTGTTATGAAGGAAGAAGCCATTAAAGCCCCCGGCAGCACGATAAAGCAATATTCCATCATGCTCCAGAACCGGGTGGGGGCCCTGACCGCCCTCCTCGGCCTGCTGGACATGCACGGCATTTTCTGCCTGGGATTCAGCATGCAGGACTGCCATGAGGCGACCATTGCGCGCCTGATTGTCAGCGATCCGGAACGGACGTCTGAAATTTTTCTGGAGAAGGGTATTTGCTATACGGAATCCGGGGTGCTGGTGGCGGTGCTCCGCCATGGCCCCGCAGACCTCAAAAAATGCCTGGATGCGCTGTACGCCGCGGAAATGAACGTCAACTTTCTCTATCCCCTGCTGCCTTGCGTGAGGCGCGGGTCTCTGGTGGCTCTTCACGTGGAGGATCTCAACTTCGGGCGCACCGTGCTGAATTCCAGCGGCATCAAAGTCCTGTTCCAGCAGGACCTCAGCCGGTAGGAATGGCCGTTTTCCCTTTCTTCCCCGCTTCCCTGTTCAGGAGCGTTTTCCCCAAGCGCCTCAAGGGGTTGCCCGTTTTTTTCGCCTTGACGGGAGGGGAAAACATGGTATGGTACGGGCCGCATGGCAAAAGTACCCGTAATCAATCTTCGCAAGGGACACGCGGTCAATTACAACAATGACGTTTGCGTTGTAGTCAGCATGGAGCACAAGTGCCCCCCCCGCATGGCTTCCTATGTGCAAATGAGCATCCGCAGCATTTCCACTAAAAAGGTATATAACCTTCGCCTGACTTCCAATGAATCCCTGGAAGGCGTCAACCTCGCCCGTGAGGAATATGAGTTCAGCTACATTGACGGCATGGGTTATCACTTCATGAATCCGGATACATACGAAGACATCACCGTGTCTCCGGAAATCGTGGAACCCGTCAAGGATTATCTGATGGAAGGCAATATCTACATCCTGCTTTTCACGGATGAAACGGTCGTTTCCGTGGAACTCCCCGCCGCCATCACCATGGAAGTGGCGGAAGCTCCTGAAGGCGTCAAGGGTGACAGCGCGAACAATGTTTACAAATCCGCCACAATGACCACCGGACTGGTGGTGCAGGTGCCCCTGTTCATCAAGCCCGGTGAAAAGATTTCCGTAAAAACGGAAGACGGTTCCTATCTGGGCCGCGTAAACTGATCCGTCCCTCTTTCCGTTATTTGAAGGGCCCCGTCCGGTTTGTCCGGATGGGGCTTTTTTCATGCCGGAATTCCGCAGGAAAAGACCAGCGGGCGGTCCGGAGTGAAGGCTTTACTTTCAGAGGCGTTTCCAGTAAGCCATTTCCATCAGATTATTTTTCGCCATGAAAAATCTTATTGTTTTGTTGTGGATGGGGCTTCTGGCCGTTTTTCTGCCGGCGGACGGCTTTTCCGCTGTAAAGCTGGCCTGTCTGGGAGACAGCATTACTGCCGGGCTGGGAGTCAGGAAAGAAGAGTGCTGGGTGTCCCGTGCGGCGGAGGCTCTGGGCAAGAAGGCGGAGGTGGGCAACTTCGGCGTATCGGCCCGTTGTCTGCTGTTCAAGGGGGATCGTCCTATTACGCGGGAAAAGGCTTATCGTGATGCTTTGGCGTTCCAACCTGACATTTTATTGGTGGGGTTGGGCACCAATGACAGCAAAAAAGTGAATTGGAGCCACAAGGAAGATTTTGTAAGCAATTATAAGGAAGTCATCGCAGAATTCCGGAAGCGGAACCCCAGGCTGAAAGTGTACTGCCTGCTTCCTGTCCCGTCACAGGAAGCCAGGGCCGGGGGAATCAGCAGGGAATGCATTGAAAAGGAGGTTATTCCTCTTATCAGGCAGGCGGCGAAAAGCACCGGATCCAAAGTGATTGATCTCAACAAGGTGATGCAGGGCCGTGAAAGCCTGCTGGCGGATGGCGTGCATCCTAACGCAGAGGGCCACGCCCTTATGGCGGAACATGTTCTTCTGGTTCTCAAGGGGAAAGCTAAAGAATAACGGCCGGCCTCCCGTTCCCGAAGGATGGGAACCGAGGGATAGAGGCATCATGCCTGTGGGAGTATTTTTGCTCCGGCTATCCCATGCGCCGCAATTCCTGCTCTTGTTCCCGTTTCCGGAAAAGGACGGTTACTTTTCCGTCCGGTATGGAATGGTTCCCTTATGGGGGGAGTCCTTTTTCTGGTAAATGCGAACGTAGTCTATTTCATATTTCTGGGGAAGCGGCAGTTTGCCCAGATCTCCGCCGGTGGCGCCCAGGGCCAGGTTCAGGATGATGTAGTGCGGCTGACGGAAGGGGTTGGCGATTTCCTTGTAAGAAGCATTGACGATATTATCCAGGGGAGTCCGGTTCAGCAGAATATCGTCCGCATACAGGCGCACTTCCTGTTCGTCCCAGTCCATACGGAAGACATGGAAGCTGTCCGCCCAGTCCGCGTGTTTTTCCTGAAGCCATTTGAGCGGCGTGTAAGTGGTGCTCCATTTGCCCACGTGTTTTTTGGGGAACCCCAGCAGAGATTGGCCAGATAGGTGGACTGGTAATACTCCATGATATCTATTTCCCCGCACATGGGCCACTTTTCCTTGACGCCCAGGGTCCAGAAAGCAGGCCACATGCCTTCCCGCGGGCTGAATCTGGCCCGGATTTCAAACCGCCCGTACAACCAGGAAAATTTGCCGCGCGTCGTCAGGGAGGCAGAGGTGTATTCCGCCTCCTTCCGCGTCGTCTGCCAGTTTTTCCCCGCCGGATCGTAATGGGGATTGGCATGTTTTTCCTTCCTGCCTTCAATAATCAGCATGCCGTCTTTGCAACAGGCGTTTTCCGGCTGGTACCATTGCGCTTCCTTGTTGCGGACGAAACCGTGTTCATAATTCCATTTGGCGGGGTCCGGACGGCCGTCTTTGTCGAATTCGTCGTGCCAGACAAGTTCGTAATCGGAATAATCCGCTTTTTCCACGACTCTCTCCGTTTTTTTGACGCCGTCTCCGTGGAGGGTGTAAAGCTGGGCGTGGAGGGGGGTGGACAACAAGGCCGCGCTGGCCAGGACTTTGAATAAAGGAGGCATGTTCATGGTGGAAAATAAAGGTGTTTGTTACTGGTACGGGGCTGCGGGCGTTTTTTTGTCATTTTTTATCAGAAAGGGTTGAAGCCGCGAAAGCGGCTTGAGAAACGGAATAGATGTGTTAGAGCCAACTAACAGTATGGGGCCTTATCTGGACCCGGAACATCAGACACTCCGTTTTAATGACAATGGAAGAAAAGAACTATCTTGTTTCCGGCATGCATTGCGCCGGGTGTGCCGCCAAGGTGGAACGCGCCGTGGAGGGACTGGAGGGGGTGGAGCGCGTCGAGCTGAATTTGCTGACGGGGCGGATGACCGTTTTGTTTGAAAAGGCTGATTCCCCCGCCATGGAGCGGATAGCTCCGGTGGTAGAGAAAGCCGGCTTCCGCGTGGCGGATTGGAAGGAGCAGCCGCT
This region of Akkermansia muciniphila genomic DNA includes:
- the efp gene encoding elongation factor P, whose translation is MAKVPVINLRKGHAVNYNNDVCVVVSMEHKCPPRMASYVQMSIRSISTKKVYNLRLTSNESLEGVNLAREEYEFSYIDGMGYHFMNPDTYEDITVSPEIVEPVKDYLMEGNIYILLFTDETVVSVELPAAITMEVAEAPEGVKGDSANNVYKSATMTTGLVVQVPLFIKPGEKISVKTEDGSYLGRVN
- a CDS encoding alkaline phosphatase; this translates as MTSPLRLLAFALFLAPSLLPAAENQRFILERPYPVTEIPEPDRSLPVTNVILMIGDGMGIHHLSAAWAANRGRLFIENCPVTGISKTWCADKLVTDSAAAGTAMATGTKTLYHRVAVCPRGNKLDSLVDKAADMGKSTGVIATCELNDATPASFCANNEKRSDAYGIIGDYPHSRADFIFGGGGKYFTQRPDGRDIFQEMQAQGYRVARSWEEAGALPSGKTLVVAAPGNLPPPSKRGDVFRQAAVKALDTLSRNPNGFFLMIEGSNIDKAAHSNNLEEMMDELLDFDRTAGAVLDWASKHPGTLVVITADHNTGAFALTGGSREQGEITGRFGSGSHDGVAVPVYAFGAGSGAFTGIYENTDIFNKIMNALKKGADKPVR
- a CDS encoding glycoside hydrolase family 16 protein produces the protein MDWDEQEVRLYADDILLNRTPLDNIVNASYKEIANPFRQPHYIILNLALGATGGDLGKLPLPQKYEIDYVRIYQKKDSPHKGTIPYRTEK
- a CDS encoding aspartate aminotransferase family protein, with translation MNTEEKLNQYVLHSYSRYPMAAVRGEGSRLWDSTGKCYLDFCAGIATCVLGHCHPAVTQALQKQAATLVHCSNLYQIPQQADLAEFIVTKCVERPGKIFFSNSGAESNDGLIKVARRYGHRKPQPDGKPRYEVLTFNKSFHGRTLGSMSATGQDKIKIGFDPMLPGFRHLPFNDLETAREAIRPETVAFMLETVQGEGGVNCVTPEFLRGLAQLCREHDLLLLMDEVQCGFGRCGDIMGWRAVASDVEPDGVSWAKALGGGFPIGGFWISGRAIDGQGTELSSIMDPGSHGSTYGGNPLGTAVGLAVLREVVSQGLPERARRLGAAIRKEIESWNLPVVQGVRGLGLLLGIGLNPEMVAAPEGKTIASVVVEALRQEGLLSVPAGPETVRLLPPLNVSEEEIQQALAIIRRVLKTYAK
- the mscL gene encoding large conductance mechanosensitive channel protein MscL is translated as MAHFFNLKGFLEEFKAFALKGNVIDLAVAVVIGGAFNKIVSVFVSSIITPIIGYLTSGVNLAYLVLKLGDVELKYGELLQATIDFLIIAFSVFVAIKLIGALRRKSEEAPAAPAPKPDDVILLEQIRDILQKQADAK
- a CDS encoding GDSL-type esterase/lipase family protein; this encodes MKNLIVLLWMGLLAVFLPADGFSAVKLACLGDSITAGLGVRKEECWVSRAAEALGKKAEVGNFGVSARCLLFKGDRPITREKAYRDALAFQPDILLVGLGTNDSKKVNWSHKEDFVSNYKEVIAEFRKRNPRLKVYCLLPVPSQEARAGGISRECIEKEVIPLIRQAAKSTGSKVIDLNKVMQGRESLLADGVHPNAEGHALMAEHVLLVLKGKAKE
- a CDS encoding glycoside hydrolase family 16 protein; its protein translation is MNMPPLFKVLASAALLSTPLHAQLYTLHGDGVKKTERVVEKADYSDYELVWHDEFDKDGRPDPAKWNYEHGFVRNKEAQWYQPENACCKDGMLIIEGRKEKHANPHYDPAGKNWQTTRKEAEYTSASLTTRGKFSWLYGRFEIRARFSPREGMWPAFWTLGVKEKWPMCGEIDIMEYYQSTYLANLCWGSPKNTWANGAPLTRRSNGFRKNTRTGRTASMSSVWTGTNRKCACMRTIFC